A region of the Euwallacea fornicatus isolate EFF26 chromosome 22, ASM4011564v1, whole genome shotgun sequence genome:
GATGAGAAAATCCTTTTAGGTAACTAGGCGCCACTTGACTAACTAAAATCTGTATCATTTTGGCCATCAGTGACCATTTCCAATCTCTTCTATTAACCGATATTTTTCGTATCATATCAATTATTCACCTTTCTTAGTTTTCCTTAGCGCTAAcacattttgttatttttttcaattcgaaCCATTCCAGAGCTCTAAGAACCATCGTAATACAATTTGTTTTGAAGCTGATAATTTTCTGCATCGTGATCATTTTGTTGTGTTTATTTCCCATGCTTCcctttttattttgcaattatcATTGGGTATAACCCCAGGATTTACTCCATCAGTCTTGTGACGATACGTTCATCAGGCATTTCTGTGTCCACTTGTTCCTGGATAGCGTCTCTGCGTCCGTTCCCACGAGCTTCGGACTCATCCGGCCTCTACAAACACAGCTCGCAGCACCACTTGACTATCGGTACAGATATGGGTAAATCTCTTGTTCCGTCCCTTCTCTGACTTCCTTTCGCGTAGCGACATCAACAGTATCTTGACTATCTGGACTAGCACACCTAATCGGTTTATTGTCCAATGGCGGCTGAAGAAGTTCAATCGAAATTCTTCTCTCTCTAGAATGTTCTCTCCGAAAATACGATTGGAATGTCTACTTAAAGGAGCCAACCAACCCTCGAATGACCCGTTTTGCCTAATATTTGCTTCCACTGTTTCAATCCTCCTATGGTAAACCACAGTCTCTCTCTTAATCCAAACTGAAACACCCGGAAGATTCATCAGGACGGCCAGTGGCGCTTTCAGTGTGATTTCGCTGAAGATGGCTAGTCAGACCACTTCATCTTTAGCACATTGTGATTCTTTAAGGCaattatgtgcaaaaatatgttttatcgagttttgatatgtttcattttaatttatttttactaataacATTACAGGAATCGTCCAAAATGTCCTTAAATTAAACCACCGGTTTAAACGATGTATATAATTCATGAAGACTCGGCTAAACATTTTCGATAATCGTTTTGAACTACTTCAAATGTCGTAGCAATTTGTACGATCAGGTTTTTCCCTGTTTCAGCTAACGTTTTATAAACCGGAAACTTTACGTCTCCCCACAGAAAGAAGTCTATATATGTTAAATGATCCAGGAGACCACGGAACTAGATCACCTCTTTCGATCCAACGTAACTTGAACTGACGATCCAACTACTCACAGGCTTGATTAGAAAAGTGTGCAAACGCCCCATCATGTTCCAATCCCATTTGCTGTTGAATGATTAATGGGGCGTTTTGAAGACATTTTGCCTCGATGATAAATGAAATAACTCAATAAAACACGTTTTTGCACGTATATGTCTTAAGGCATCATGAGGCTGTAGTGCTTCAGGGAGACATTTCCGGCCACAGGTTCTTATACTCAAATGTCTTCTAGTGTTGCACTGAGTAATTCTTAGAAGTTCGATTTCATAGTTATAAATCACCCTGCATGCTTCTATTAAACCAATGTTGAAAGCGATATATTCCCAAAACGGGGGGCATGATATCACGTGGTGTAAAACATGCTTAAAAGTGTCTGGAGAAACATGAACGTGATATTTCCCCATTGGAAAGTTATCAGAGGTCCGCGAATTCGATTGTGGAATTCGAAATGAGTcttaaagtaaataatgaaGATGATTGTTATATAATACAGGGGGCAATGTAGACAAGATTCACTTAATATGTGAACGTACTACGTGTgcataattttgatattctgggtccatttttaagaattatataatttgaaataaggGACAAACGAgcataaacattaaaattcccAGAAAGTGGGCTTACTTTGAAGGAAGGCCGAAGATgatctgaaaataaatttttggattAGACTGTCGCATaacacaaaattcaaaaagattttttttgcaaagtaAAACGTGTCCGAGTTTGGTACAGGGTCCACATTCTGCACATTTTCCTTACTCTGTTTTGTAACAACCACCGCCGGCAATAAAGTGTTTAATCATAATTCAAAACGATGATTTGCTATTCCCACCCGTTTAcgtttaatttcatatttaaatatttaaaaaaaaaatcttttagcATGCCCAATATGGTTCGTCCAGAGCGACAAGCTGGGGTTTGGGGCGTGATAAAATCTTTTCAGACGCAGCAgtttttcaatgtttcaaCTTGATTAACATACTAACATGGTTTCACGCATCGTAACAGCGATAAGAAAAGTTCCCTCACACACCATATGCAAACCATGCCGTTGGGTTTTGAATTATGTCGTGATATCAGCTCCAAAATGACTCATACTGTATATATAAGCTTTTCAATTCTcgacgaaatattttttttggtttatttgtttgtgaaacgaccattaaaataaaaacgattttttcaattatttatagtaaaaattttaaagtaaatggaCTTCTGAACCTCGTTATTTCAGAATCGTCGAATATGAGCGACTCAGCAACAGTATGTCACAGTTCAGACGCGTGATCCGCCCATATCTAAAATAATTGGTCTTATTGTTGCCTCAAAAATCTCAAACTTTTTATCGGGTTTCATGGCATGAGCAAATAAAATCACTTAATTGGACGTGCATTAGTTGAAAAACAATCATTGTTATTGATTACTGGTAATAGATTGTAAGCCAACTGGACAAATTTGTCCAGAAtgctaaaaattctaaaatcagcaaaaaaacttttatctaCGTACTTcaacaaaatagaaaaatataattcattGCACTTTCCGGAGTGGGCATCATTTGAAGTTGCAATGCGATAATATTACTAAAATGAATAATGTTTTAGATGAAATGTGTGAGTGGTGTTTTGTTTGCActattaattacaataaatcatatttaacATGAAAGCACGAGAAAAAAGTATCTGGAAAGAATTCCGCGATGCTGACAAAACGTGACATGCCAGACTGCTGCTTACTTGGTCATTTTCACGTCATTtcttatatacatatatatttgtaTGTGTTTTTTAAAGTCATTTCACAATAAAATTCCTTATCCTAATTCTGGGTCATAGTACGAATGGCAACATGCTTTAAAACTATTCCAAATTTACCGAATAGATGTAAGTGGCGAGTGAAAAATCTTTCAACATATTGGGAATGAGAGGGCAACACCGAAGTCAAAACTACATAACTTGAATCTTTGCGTGCGATCTTGGGATAATGAAATGTTCTTGCATGAAGAAACGTCGAAAGGGCTTGGAGCAACGTACTTGCTTCAAAGGTCCAAGACAATAAGATTATTACCGAGCACACAAGCTAGaacaattttgacaaaaatttgaaaataaaattagggATAGTGTAATCGAATACGGATCAGCAATTTATCGTTATTCGATTATTCATGCCACAACCACACCAAAGATTATAAGATAATAAAACTACCATAAAGCTGAAACTATGTCGCAAAGTTCATTATTTAAGgtgcaataaaaattgcaaatgatTTCATTGATTAACTTAAATTTGTAGTTTCGATGTAATATGAAATGATTTATCCTGTTTACTAGATCATAAAAACGTTCTAATCTAATGGAATATGAAGGGTCGTCGGAAAGATCATTTTATATGTTGAAAATACACCCactgaaacaaaattatatatttctgGAATGTATTGTAATAAACGACAATGgcaaataaatagaaaataacaaaCTATTTCACAGAAATCGATCAAAGGTCAAATTATAAATCATTCAAGGCTGTTTGTAGATAAAACATtaacttttgaaaacttcaATGCATGTCTatataagaattattttttctgattgtaaaaaaaattataaaacactGCATACCGAACAGAGATCATCCTTCTTATCgccaaataattaattcagccaaattaatcaattataaaGTCTTATGATTGTCTGCAAAAATATCACCAGgaattttgttgttgtttattgattattaaaaTCCGTCTACAGCGCAATACTTTATAGATAAGTGCGGTacactcaactttttatttaatattatatacatgtgcaaaggaatttttgtaattgttaAAACATATAGAACAATTGCGAATTCGTATCGTTTGTGGACCAGTGGGAAATTCATGGATatttagcattaaaaaaatattttactgttGTTAAATATCGTATCAATTAAACACCGTGTCTTTATCTATAAAAAAACCTCTAATGTCAATAGTTGCATTacaaaattcggaaaaaaagaTAAGTAGAGCGCTACTACGTTGAGATAAGACGACCTTAATTATTTGAGCTGTAAATCATAATAAACACTAAGGACTTCCTTGTTTGTGATTGAACAAAGTTGGAAAATCCTTCTTTGATGAATGCAACAATTCATTGACGTCGGTAGTAATTACGGGATCAAGGCAAATGGACAATAGGAAGAGTTGtaaaaaaagagtaaaaatgcaagatccctttaaattgtattatatCGAATTGGTCTTATGCTTTATATAAAGTTTGAAAGTCGGTCACCCCCAAAGAATTACATATCCAGTTTACCCACTCTTTGGTTCTTAGTTACAGTATCACGactatcaaatatttttgttatattctATGTTCTGTTTTACTTGGTTTCTGAGTCGTGAGTGGCGTACGAGATACAGCCGCCTACACTGTTATGATTAATTCTGGATGCATAATGTTTAGCTgggtaagtaaaaaaaaacctctataaaaaacttaaaatatatatacaaaatcaAGATGTCATCATTCTACACTGGTACTGGATCTGTCACTTTGCAAACTAGAAAATTCTCCACATTTACTCAATTTAAATTGATCTTCAATTCTTTTTTCGAGTTCACTGACATTGTCATTTTTTATGCACTCccgaattttttcaaaaaaccttAGCATATGATGTACATTATGAATCATTATTAGCACATTACCCAACAGCTCCCGGACAGTCAATAAATGATGAATGTACCCTCGAGTGTAGCTCTTGCATGTGATACATTCACAGTGTTTCAACAATGGCTGGAATTGTTCAGCATACTTATTCTGGTGCAGGTTTATTTCATAGGCTTCAGAGATTTCATTATTATCAATAGAGAAGACTAGGGCTGCTGATCTTTCAGTTACAATTTTGCAATAGGAagtgtcaaaaatgtcaatacCACAGTTGACCAATTTGATGATATGTAGAGGACTCCAGCAGCCTTGGACTGCTCTCAGTTTATGAGGAGGTAGTTGTTCTACAATATGTTCGATTATAGGTTTTACCTCATGCATTGGGATGAATTCTACTTCTGCTCCATTATTATGGAGGCCATCTATTAAATACCCTTGAAAATGTTCGTCATGCTTTAAAAGGCGATCTATACATTTTTTCCGCGATTTTAAGGAATAACCTCCTGCAATAGGGGCTATGacaaaagcattttttaaagcttcagaatttttgaatttttcgataCATTGTTCAACAAAAGCAACAGTGTTGTCAACAGCTTTCAATACCCGTTTGTTGGGGCTACCCACATTGGTATCTCCGTCTGACAACAAAACATACATGTCAGGTCTAAATTTCTCAATCATATTCATATATTGCTCAGCATCATATAAGACTTTACCCCTTTTTGTAAACACAGGAACTTTATCTTTAATATGGTGCCCTTGTTGCATTAAATTTGCAGGGTCATGCAACGTGATGTAAGTTAAGCTCTCTTTACTGCCAATGAACTCCGAGAGCCTTCCATTATAGTACTCTATGGCATCCTGGTGATAGTGCATGCTGACAATGGGGATTTGAAGGATTTGAGGCGCTTGTGTGATGCGTTTTAGCACCCAATGTGTTATGTGGGGAACGAGCCCGCATTGAGTGTGAAGAAGGACCAAGGGAGTTTCTAAGGAAATGTCGGGTTTACCTGGGATTTGGTTCAGTTCGCCTAGACGTGGTGAGCGGTGCAGGTGTGTTTTTACCACGAATTTCATCTTAATTGATGCGGAATAGAAGGTTCAAACTGTAATGTTTGATAATCCTTGAATGAAGTTGTTAAAATCCTATATAGATTCACCAAAAAGGCTAATTTCGAGTTGGCCAGTTCGGCAGaaacaaaaatctttaattggAATGAAGATCGGTAAAAAAGTGAGGTTAGGGAAAAGCtaagcaatttatttttttttaagaaaactacTCTAACTACACCTAGAGCGGAGTCGCGACCGGAGCTCTTTAACACTCGACTCTACCTCCCAAAAGTTGGTAGGTACAGGGCGTGCTAAATTCGAGAGTGGGATTTTTAGAAATCATAATTCTCCAAGGCCCTAAAGATATTAAAGTAGGTAAGTGTAAGAACctttataaagtttttgacGAGTTTCTATATATTTCTGAATAGTATACTAGTATATTATTGGAGAgtggatttaaaaatagaaatattaataatataaagattacaaaaacatgtaaataaatttcgggTCTCAAGATAATAACGAAAACGACACAATGCTCGCCTTTATAAAATCGGATGTCtctgcaaattaataataagtaTTATCGCTTTATATTGGAGTACCAGAAAGTCTAGCCgtcataaacatttttcaagttcAAAAGCCGATTTAAATTTCACTGCCTCTAAACTAAAACTGGATATACCTAGTCAATACCAAAGACCAAAGTACCTATACTGATGAGCTCATCCTTCTCTAGTTTTACAAGACAGACATTAAACCTtgcattattaatttgaactGTTTTTATGGGCAATTATCATATTATTAtctatttgaattttcctttATCGTGTCCCATCatataattgaatttaataagCGGCCACTAAGTAAATGCCACGACTTAAATCTGAATCTAAGCATGTCGCTTTGAATTTACACGAATTTGAAATGGAACCGAGTATATACTCAATAAGattcataatttcataaaaaagataatgtaaaatattgttggctggtaataaaaataaaataacacccAACCAATGCGTATTCTTagattaatatataaaaataaaaaaatgtgctcTCCTCCCTCAGCTTCAAACGTGTacgttaaattttatcaacCTCCTATAAGgtgttttgaagaaataataaatattttatttaccttttgaaatttaagaCTCATCAACTatgatatattaaaatatatacgtTTTCATTTTGGTTTTCATGATGACGGACCCATTTCTGGTCTCGTCAAATCCATAGACTGCTCCAGAACTTATTGACATTGATGGCTATGTCGTAtgtcatttttcttttgatacgAATCTTGTTGTGTTTGGGACATGAAAGTGAGGTTGGCGCCTTCACAAGTCAAACGGTGTAAAAGTTATTAAACTATATTCTCAGGGAAACTTTTTTTGTAGacaaaacatataattttttaaattttctatcacatgctgcattaaaaaaaaacacctgcACTTTGATTCCAGTTTGATCTGGAGTCCAGCATGAAGCCGAAAATAAGTACTGGTTATCTTACCCCTCAAGCTAAGAAAACAAGAACAAATGGTAAGAAGAGATTGTCTATCTCCAAAGTAAACGATGGAGcaggagaaattaattttgacgAAGATTTGTTCCAAGATTTGATGAAATGCCcagagaaaaagaaattagtgCTGCAGGTGAGTGCCAAGTATCTATTTGATctgttattcaatttttactttgctcgttttttgaattgaaattt
Encoded here:
- the LOC136346154 gene encoding queuine tRNA-ribosyltransferase accessory subunit 2, which encodes MKFVVKTHLHRSPRLGELNQIPGKPDISLETPLVLLHTQCGLVPHITHWVLKRITQAPQILQIPIVSMHYHQDAIEYYNGRLSEFIGSKESLTYITLHDPANLMQQGHHIKDKVPVFTKRDGDTNVGSPNKRVLKAVDNTVAFVEQCIEKFKNSEALKNAFVIAPIAGGYSLKSRKKCIDRLLKHDEHFQGYLIDGLHNNGAEVEFIPMHEVKPIIEHIVEQLPPHKLRAVQGCWSPLHIIKLVNCGIDIFDTSYCKIVTERSAALVFSIDNNEISEAYEINLHQNKYAEQFQPLLKHCECITCKSYTRGYIHHLLTVRELLGNVLIMIHNVHHMLRFFEKIRECIKNDNVSELEKRIEDQFKLSKCGEFSSLQSDRSSTSVE